In the Neospora caninum Liverpool complete genome, chromosome Ia genome, one interval contains:
- a CDS encoding putative ubiquinone/menaquinone biosynthesis methyltransferae produces MRRGTVACSHEYASGLSPISFLGQRQAFSALKTSRCTLASTVSSSASPFAGHPRAALSRPSTVDASTSLLSRHVFARFQHSLHSAPHRASPGADSSEASDATASFGYRQVPKAQKQQMVASVFSSVAERYDLMNDLMSMGLHRCWKDAFVDLVQFPTLQPNSRHPACSGDQQSRRFRILDLAGGTGDIAFRFVEKAEAQWSQQQAIRRKRQAASSACLAGERDSEGDVEGEKRAEAQTTPASFSGIDVTVCDINADMLRVGQQRAVERGLPVSPIVHSHQEVEMQLAKQRLQEASERTKGGFDGRWSAAEASESRFVGAESDGVPLLLQWVCGNGEQLPFADESYDVVTIAFGIRNFTDVKKGLKEAARVLRPGGRFLCLEFSRVENPTLAALYDIFSFNALPLMGSVVAGDREAYQYLVESIRKFPPQEEFAAMMADAGFHHVAFSNLTFGTVAIHSGFKLGKH; encoded by the coding sequence ATGAGACGTGGAACTGTCGCCTGCAGCCACGAATATGCGTCGGGGCTGTCGCCGATTTCATTCCTAGGACAGAGGCaggctttctctgctctcaaAACCAGTCGCTGCACGCTCGCCTCTACGGTAagctcttctgcctctccctttgcGGGGCATCCCCGCgcggctctgtctcggcCTTCCACCGTCGATGCGTCGACGTCTTTGCTGTCTCGCCACGTTTTCGCTCGCTTCCAACATTCTTTGCACTCGGCGCCGCATCGCGCCAGCCCAGGCGCAgacagcagcgaggcgagcgacgcgactGCGTCTTTCGGCTACCGTCAAGTTCCGAAGGCACAGAAGCAGCAGATGGTTGCGTCCGTGTTTTCCTCGGTAGCCGAGCGGTATGACTTGATGAACGATCTGATGAGCATGGGGTTACACCGTTGTTGGAAGGACGCGTTCGTGGACCTCGTCCAGTTCCCCACCTTGCAGCCAAACAGTCGGCACCCCGCGTGCTCAGGAGACCAGCAGTCAAGACGCTTTCGAATCCTCGACCTCGCGGGCGGGACCGGAGACATTGCCTTTCGTTTCGTtgagaaggccgaggcgcagTGGAGTCAGCAACAGGCGATTCGCCGAAAGCGTCAGGCTGCGTCGAGTGCGTGCCTCGCAGGAGAGCGCGATTCTGAAGGGGAtgtggagggcgagaagcgcgcggaggcgcagacaACTCCGGCGTCGTTCTCGGGAATAGATGTGACGGTGTGCGATATCAACGCAGACATGCTCCGCGTTGGACAGCAGCGAGCGGTCGAGCGGGGTCTGCCGGTCTCGCCCATTGTCCACTCGCACCAGGAAGTGGAGATGCAACTCGCCAAGCAGAGACTCCAAGAAGCGtccgagaggacgaaaggcGGCTTCGACGGGAGATGGAGCGCagcggaggcgagcgagagtcGCTTCGTGGGGGCCGAGAGCGATGGTGTCCCGTTGCTTCTCCAGTGGGTCTGCGGAAATGGAGAACAGCTGCCGTTCGCTGACGAAAGTTACGACGTCGTGACGATTGCCTTCGGCATTCGAAATTTCACGGACGTGAAAAAAGGCCTCAAAGAAGCCGCGCGGGTTCTCCGTCCGGGAGGAcggtttctctgtctcgagtTCAGCCGCGTTGAGAATCCGACTCTTGCTGCGCTCTATGACATCTTCTCTTTCAATGCGCTTCCTTTGATGGGGAGCGTGGTTGCGGGGGATCGCGAGGCGTACCAGTACCTAGTCGAGAGCATCCGGAAATTTCCGCCTCAAGAAGAATTTGCAGCTATGATGGCCGACGCGGGATTCCACCACGTGGCTTTCTCAAATCTTACCTTCGGGACGGTCGCCATACACTCTGGCTTCAAACTGGGGAAGCATTAG
- a CDS encoding wd repeat protein, related, producing the protein MFSYSFTNLLGAPFDSAQARIAFDKRVQCLYTPTSNRVACYRLHTQDHSANALVSSLSSTSEASASSQNRGSSQRRLEQEGREDGISQEDSHHADQTTGSSGVFTLPFEARVDVAWFAIRSDNLLAICIDLHGQGMVVNLAKGCVVNRIQFKSNTSAEQKRKWDAVKDLQHAVTGAAFSPDDRFFAVAVGRSVQVWHAPTARHAYQLRLLRTMTLHQQTITTLSWSPDSTHLVTGSLDCTVRLWRAKAAKSAFVSTSVSAEGNGAEGLVIRDEEENITRPDGGVLEEEKGNFGRPGSGSHKKSEPGETCGDDEFIPVAFVSHKYPLRFACFSGCLTRIISVNREGGIVLWKWTEKQRTEEEHEMVRLKLLKCDPTAETQSLKKRLKKRRKAGGDAYVIHPGRRELGRKLLEARNQRKAELNQGSCSDEDSEPTSDEEQEGSATAGDRAGDQKTRKRRSGEPQASSGSSSAPVNYMRGVWKTETKALCSLGRGHHVTQACTNLSPYYSASYPCSSSPSQYLLVAFSGGAFQLYELPTLAVLCKLSLGLASLDAITLSFDGEWIGALAVESQTLVVWEWRSETYVLRQQSHAHGLRAVAFSPAGDAALSGASRIGAKAGVGGAAQQFQGAGGSLGLGNSRGIVATGSTDGRVKLFDAETGFCCCSFADHAAAVTALVFAPGGNAVFTASLDGTVRGYDLLRYRQFRIFTAKPGRADAGFGASGAASKTSLLADLPSGSVQFSSLAIDAGGELLVAGGQGSVYSVFVWSIQTGKVVDELTGHEGPIVAVAFHPHPNKQGLVVTGSWDKKVWDLYARRSHGGAPETLQQAGGVLCLAFDPRGSDLLAVGGEGGRVILWDTSLGGDEGVVATLDLVRDIQGGRASQNDRRARNNWVSKEKKEALGNTAGLDLNVSVDSLAFSSTGSLLLVGSRHCATTFLYEARSGALLARFSLTRNRLLDGILRELNSRFITDSGDPLQEYDLSDEDDALNEGVRERRRIKQHFALPGVQAGQFASKKSRLFLLHQVAFSADSRSWAVATSHGLYIFSLDSKSGMYAAFGTSSRLACAPPPMLTANVTTGSISRALDRREYAKAFILSLVLNDLPTLLSIYEAIPPSSVVLVCSSLAPALLPPLLFFLHLLVSTDVGVGTPHLQLHLLWLRSVMKLHMHVFQGVSVDLRTLFLLILRQLQQQQANLHAPFCSNLHTLAFINASIRNNRPEQEALCPS; encoded by the exons ATGTTTTCGTATTCATTCACAAATCTTCTGGGGGCACCCTTCGACAGCGCTCAGGCGCGCATTGCTTTCGACAAGCGCGTacagtgtctgtacaccccaACAAGCAATAGGGTCGCATGCTACCGCCTCCACACCCAGGACCATTCTGCAAATGCACTCGTTTCTAGTCTTTCTTCGACCTCGGAAGCGTCAGCATCGAGTCAGAACCGAGGGTCCTCTCAAAGGCGCTTAGAACAGGAGGGCCGAGAAGATGGAATCTCTCAGGAGGATTCGCACCATGCGGACCAGACGACGGGTAGCAGCGGAGTCTTCACTTTGCCTTTTGAGGCTCGTGTGGATGTTGCCTGGTTCGCCATTAGATCAGACAATCTGCTAGCCATCTGTATCGATCTCCACGGTCAGGGCATGGTCGTCAACCTTGCAAAGGGCTGTGTCGTGAACCGAATTCAATTCAAAAGCAATACCAGCGCCGAACAGAAACGGAAATGGGACGCAGTGAAAGACCTCCAGCATGCTGTTACCGGAGCTGCCTTTTCCCCAGATgatcgcttcttcgccgtcgctgtcggACGATCTGTTCAG GTCTGGCATGCTCCCACAGCCCGCCATGCGTAtcagcttcgccttctccgaaCCATGACTCTTCACCAGCAGACGATCACCACGCTGTCATGGTCCCCGGACTCGACTCACCTGGTGACTGGCAGTTTGGATTGCACTGTGCGACTGTGGCGAGCGAAAGCAGCCAAGTCTGCCTTCGTTTCTACGTCAGTTTCTGCGGAAGGCAACGGCGCGGAGGGTCTGGTTATccgagatgaagaagagaataTAACGCGACCTGATGGGGGGGTGctagaggaagagaaggggaactTTGGACGTCCTGGAAGTGGATCACACAAGAAATCAGAGCCAGGAGAGACATGTGGAGACGACGAGTTCATACCCGTCGCGTTTGTCTCCCATAAGTATCCCCTTCGATTCGCGTGTTTCTCCGGCTGTCTCACACGCATCATATCTGTCAACCGTGAGGGAGGCATTGTCTTGTGGAAATGGACTGAGAAACAGCGAACTGAAGAGGAACACGAAATGGTCCGTCTGAAGCTTCTCAAGTGTGATCCTACCGCGGAAACTCAGTCGCTAAAAAAAAGattgaagaagaggagaaaggccggAGGAGATGCGTATGTTATTCATCCTGGGCGCCGCGAGTTGGGACGGAAATTGCTTGAGGCAAGGAACCAGCGAAAGGCCGAGCTCAACCAAGGGAGCTGTAGCGATGAAGACTCTGAGCCGACATCGgacgaagaacaggaggGGAGCGCTACGGCCGGGGACAGGGCTGGAGATCAGAAAACCAGGAAGCGACGATCTGGAGAGCCCCAGGCTTCGAGtggttcgtcttctgcgccaGTCAACTACATGCGCGGTGTgtggaagacggagacaaaggcTCTCTGTTCATTAGGACGGGGGCACCACGTAACCCAAGCGTGTACTAACCTCAGTCCCTACTATTCTGCCTCGTATCcttgctcttcctccccttcgcAGTACCTCTTGGTGGCTTTCTCGGGAGGTGCTTTCCAGTTGTACGAACTCCCCACGCTCGCTGTCCTCTGTAagctgtctctcggcttgGCGTCTCTGGATGCCATCACGCTCTCTTTTGACGGCGAATGGATTGGCGCCCTGGCGGTGGAGTCGCAGACGCTAGTCGTCTGGGagtggagaagcgagacgtaCGTTCTTCGCCAGCAGTCGCATGCACATGGCCTTCGCGCggtcgcgttctcgcccgcaggcgacgccgcgctcTCGGGTGCCTCTCGCATTGGGGCCAAGGCCGGCGTAGGCGGGGCAGCGCAGCAGTTCCAAGGAGCTGGGGGAAGCCTCGGGCTCGGCAACTCCCGAGGAATTGTCGCCACAGGGAGCACAGACGGCCGCGTCAAGCTCTTCGATGCAGAAACAGGCTTCTGTTGCTGCAGCTTCGCCGACCACGCAGCCGCCGTCACAGCCCTGGTGTTTGCACCCGGCGGCAACGCGGTCTTCACCGCCTCGCTTGACGGCACAGTGCGGGGCTACGATCTCCTGCGTTACCGCCAGTTCCG TATCTTCACGGCGAAACCCGGGCGAGCGGATGCAGGGTTTGGGGCCAGTGGAGCCGCCTCCAAgacgtcgcttctcgcggacCTACCCAGCGGCAGTGTGCAGTTCTCCTCGCTTGCCATTGACGCCGGCGGCGAGCTTCTGGTCGCAGGCGGCCAGGGGAGCGTGTATTCGGTCTTCGTTTGGAGCATCCAGACAGGCAAAGTAGTCGATGAGCTGACCGGGCACGAGGGGCCCATCGTCGCGGTCGCCTTTCATCCGCATCCGAATAAGCAGGGACTGGTTGTCACAGGAAGCTGGGACAAAAAA GTGTGGGACCTCTACGCGCGGCGATCTCACGGCGGAGCCCCCGAGACTCTCCAGCAGGCAGGAGGCGTTCTGTGCCTGGCCTTCGATCCTCGCGGCTCGGATCTCCTCGCGGtgggcggagaaggcggccgaGTCATCCTTTGGGACACTTCGctcggaggcgacgaaggcgtcGTCGCGACTCTCGATCTCGTTCGGGACATCCAAGGAGGCCGCGCCAGTCAGAACGACCGCCGAGCAAGGAACAACTGGGTttcaaaagagaagaag GAGGCTCTCGGGAACACAGCAGGACTGGACTTGAACGTATCTGTGgactctctcgccttctcgtccacgGGCAGTCTGTTGCTTGTCGGCAGTCGACACTGCGCGACTACTTTCTTGTACGAGGCGCGAAGTGGCGCCCTCCTGGCGAGGTTCTCGCTGACGCGGAATCGTCTGCTTGATGGGATCCTAAGAGAGTTGAATTCCCGCTTTATTACCGACAGCG GTGACCCCCTACAAGAATACGATCTCTCCGATGAAGACGATGCGCTAAACGAAGGAGTGCGCGAACGCCGGAGAATCAAACAA CATTTCGCCTTGCCAGGTGTCCAAGCTGGCCAGTTCGCCTCGAAGAAatcgcgcctcttccttcttcaccaGGTCGCCTTTTCCGCAGACAGCAGAAGCTGGGCTGTGGCTACTTCACACGGTCTTTATATCTTCAGCTTAGACTCGAAG AGCGGAATGTACGCGGCCTTCGGAACCTCCTCACGACTTGCATGCGCACCGCCACCGATGCTGACGGCGAACGTCACGACGGGAAGCATCTCACGAGCGCTGGACCGGCGCGAATATGCGAAG GCGTTCATCCTCAGCTTGGTGTTGAATGACCTGCCGACACTGTTGTCGATCTACGAGGCGATCCCTCCGTCTTCCGTCGTTCttgtctgttcctctcttgcGCCGGCGttgctgcctcctctcctcttcttcctccatcTTCTGGTCTCCACGGACGTCGGCGTGGGGACGCCCCACCTTCAGTTGCATCTTCTGTGGCTACGGAGCGTCATGAAGCTCCACATGCACGTATTCCAAG GGGTCTCTGTCGATCTGCGAACGCTCTTCCTGTTGATTCTCCGCCAGTTACAACAGCAACAGGCGAACCTTCATGCGCCATTCTGCTCCAATCTTCACACTCTCGCCTTCATCAACGCGTCGATCAGAAACAACCGACCCGAGCAGGAGGCCCTCTGTCCCAGTTGA